The Raphanus sativus cultivar WK10039 chromosome 2, ASM80110v3, whole genome shotgun sequence genome includes a region encoding these proteins:
- the LOC108821709 gene encoding uncharacterized protein LOC108821709 — MIWYIIFRHLCTLHIMSHCTCSVYLSLYISLISSSTLQRSLSPSPSPSEMDSPTSISSKPPPETLSPCGSQRRRSSCDSNSPEFEFWRLTNSSFLQTESDLLSADELFHDGVLLPLDLLPIKSEPQPDPNASECDPDPSPSTDALITEQKNETGPGLGPELTREPTVSKRWRDIFKKTEHKPVGKKEKVKDKKKKEKKSGSGTGPGSGSGSGAELNINIWPFSRSRSAGNNVTRPRMSFGAPTTRKASSAPCSRSNSTGESKSRKWPSSPGRNGVHLGRNSPVWQVRRGSGAPTGKTISEPVGRLSGKREVPEARRGKTGMESNKAKVINLNVPMCIGYRSRLSCRNDQSGSSNIGSDDNIANVNNNPNPNGLFGFRNLFIKKVH; from the coding sequence ATGATTTGGTATATAATTTTCCGTCATTTATGTACTCTGCATATAATGTCACATTGCACCTGCTCAGTttatctctctctatatatttcattaatatCATCCTCAACCTTGCAacgctctctctctccctctccctctcccagCGAAATGGATAGTCCGACGAGCATAAGCAGTAAACCTCCACCGGAGACTCTCTCCCCGTGCGGTAGCCAAAGACGGAGGAGCAGCTGCGACTCCAACTCTCCAGAATTCGAGTTCTGGCGTCTAACAAACTCTTCATTCCTTCAAACCGAATCAGATCTTCTCTCCGCCGACGAGCTTTTCCACGACGGCGTTCTCCTCCCTCTTGACCTCCTACCCATCAAATCCGAACCTCAACCCGACCCAAATGCCTCGGAGTGCGACCCGGATCCATCTCCTTCGACCGATGCTTTGATCACAGAGCAGAAAAACGAAACCGGACCCGGTTTAGGACCCGAGTTGACCCGTGAACCGACGGTTTCGAAGCGGTGGAGGGATATATTCAAGAAGACCGAACATAAACCTGTCGGGAAGAAAGAGAAGGTgaaagacaaaaagaagaaagagaaaaagtcCGGTTCGGGTACGGGTCCTGGTTCGGGCTCAGGCTCAGGAGCGGAGCTGAATATCAACATTTGGCCGTTTTCGAGAAGCAGATCCGCTGGCAACAACGTGACACGACCCAGAATGTCGTTTGGAGCTCCGACGACCCGGAAAGCCAGCAGCGCGCCGTGTTCCCGGAGCAACTCCACCGGCGAGTCGAAGTCGAGGAAATGGCCGAGCAGTCCCGGTCGTAACGGCGTGCATCTTGGTCGGAACAGTCCAGTCTGGCAAGTCCGACGTGGAAGTGGAGCTCCGACAGGGAAAACGATATCCGAGCCGGTGGGTCGGCTTTCGGGTAAAAGAGAGGTTCCCGAGGCGCGTAGGGGTAAAACTGGAATGGAGAGCAATAAAGCAAAAGTCATAAACTTGAACGTGCCAATGTGCATCGGTTATCGGAGCCGGTTAAGCTGCAGAAACGACCAGAGTGGAAGTAGTAACATTGGGAGTGATGATAATATCGCCAATGTTAATAATAATCCCAATCCTAATGGTTTATTTGGCTTTCGTAATCTTTTCATTAAGAAAGTTCATTGA